The stretch of DNA CGCGATCCTGCTGCCGATGATGCGCCAGGCTGGCTACCGGATGGATCGCAGCGCCGGGCTGATCGCCGCGGGCGGCATCATCGGCCCGGTGATCCCGCCTTCGATCGGCTTCGTGGTCTTCGGCGTCGCCGCCGGGGTCTCGATCACCAAGCTCTTCCTCGCCGGCATCGTGCCGGGCCTCATCATGGGCCTCGCCCTCGTGATCACCTGGTGGCTGGTCGCCCGCGACGAGCCGTCGGCCCGCGAGACCAGGGCAAGCCTGCCCGAGATCGGCCGCACCCTGCGCGAGGGTGCCTGGGCGCTCGGCCTGCCGGTGGTCATCATCGGCGGCATGAAGGTCGGCGCCTTCACGCCGACAGAGGCCGGCGTCGTCGCGGCGGTCTATGCCTTCGCGATCGGCGCCTTCGTCTACCGCGAGCTGGCACCGGGCGACATCCGCCCGGCGCTGCTCGGGGCGCTCAAGACCTCCTCGGCGGTGATGTTCCTGGTCGCGGCCGCGATGGTCTCGGCCTGGCTCGTGACCATTGCCGACATCCCGGCCCAGGTCGCCGCCATGCTGGAGCCGCTCGCCGGCAACAAGCTGATGCTGATGATCGCCATGATGGCGCTCGTCGTCGTGGTCGGTACCGCCCTCGACTTCATCCCAACGGTGCTGATCCTCACTCCGGTACTGATGCCGGTGGTCAAGCAGGCCGGCATCGATCCGGTGTATTTCGGGGTGATGTTCATCATCAACAACGCCATCGGGCTGCTGACGCCGCCGGTCGGCGTCGTGCTGAACGTGGTCTGCGCGGTCGGCAACCTCTCGATGGATCGGGTGATGCGCGGCGTCACGCCGTTCCTGATCTCCCAGATCTTCGTCCTGATCCTGCTGATCCTGGTGCCCGAACTCGTCACGGTGCCGGCGAAGTTCCTCTACGGACGCTGACCCGCACCGACGAGAAGCCGAGAAAGACTCCTGGAGGAACCCCCATGGGCACGACACGCAGGACCCTCGTTACCGGCGCGGCATCCGGGCTCGCCCTGTTCGCCATCGGCCGACCGGCCTCGGCCCAGGCCACCCGCCTGCGCCTCGCCCACCCGCACCCGGAAGCCGACAGCTGGCACAAGGCCGCGCTCCTG from Methylobacterium aquaticum encodes:
- a CDS encoding TRAP transporter large permease subunit, with amino-acid sequence MTVAIFLGSLLGAMGLGMPIAAALLACGVALMLHLGTFDAQILAQNVVNGADSFPLMAVPFFMLAGELMNAGGLSRRIIALALALIGHRRGGLGYVAVIAAVILSSISGSAVADTAALAAILLPMMRQAGYRMDRSAGLIAAGGIIGPVIPPSIGFVVFGVAAGVSITKLFLAGIVPGLIMGLALVITWWLVARDEPSARETRASLPEIGRTLREGAWALGLPVVIIGGMKVGAFTPTEAGVVAAVYAFAIGAFVYRELAPGDIRPALLGALKTSSAVMFLVAAAMVSAWLVTIADIPAQVAAMLEPLAGNKLMLMIAMMALVVVVGTALDFIPTVLILTPVLMPVVKQAGIDPVYFGVMFIINNAIGLLTPPVGVVLNVVCAVGNLSMDRVMRGVTPFLISQIFVLILLILVPELVTVPAKFLYGR